GAGAAATGTACAACCCCTTTGCGGCCATGCTGCGCGAACATGGCATGCCCGTGTTCAGGGATGCGGACCGCGCCGTGCGGGCCCTGGGGCTCTATGTCCAGGCCAGGCTCGGCGCCGAGAACCTGCGGTGCCGACAAGGCGGCGATGTGGGCGAGGAGGGCTAGTTTTCGGCGCCTTTGCGCAGGGCTTTGAGGCGGGAGTGTTTGGCCTTGGATGCCAGACGGCGTTCTTTCGACGCGCGCGAAGGCTTGGTGGCCTTGCGTGCCTTGGGACGGACGGCGGCCTGGGCCACCAGCAGGGCCAGCCGTTCCAGGGCGGCCTTGCGGTTGGCCTCCTGCGTTCGGTGGGACTCGGCCCGCAAAACCAGTTCGCCGTCGGCCGTCAGGCGCC
This genomic interval from Desulfomicrobium escambiense DSM 10707 contains the following:
- the arfB gene encoding alternative ribosome rescue aminoacyl-tRNA hydrolase ArfB, giving the protein MRITSRIHIEDEDIRFECIRAGGPGGQNVNKVATAVRLRVRLDAITGLDEDGLARLAALAGRRLTADGELVLRAESHRTQEANRKAALERLALLVAQAAVRPKARKATKPSRASKERRLASKAKHSRLKALRKGAEN